The DNA window CCGTCGGTCGGCCTCTTCGCGGCGACCGACGTGCTCGACACCGTGCCTGCCGATGCTGTCGTACTCGATCGCGATGCGGAGTTCCGGGAAGACCAGGTCGGGCCACACCTCGACGTGCGTGAAGAACGGGCGTTGGACGCGCACGGCGTTCATGCCGGTGGTCAGGGCCAGACGCTCGTGGACGTCCGCGCGGAGCCGGTCCTCGACGGCGGAAGCCGGCTTCGGTGCACACGCAGAGGTGAACGCCTCCCCCACCGACAGGTCCGGCGTCTTGTCACACAGCGACGCCTGACGGCGACCGCGACGCTCCCGGACGACACCGGCGCCTGCGGGTACCGGATCGGTCACCGATGCTCGCATCGGCAGGGCGACGACCCTGGACGGGTTCGCCTCGTCGGAGCACTCCGGACACCAGGCGCTCCGGCGGCGCTCCCTCCCGGGCCGCGAGCGCTGCTCCGCCGGGGTCGCGACGAAGCGGTGTCCGCGGTCGCACTGCCACTGCAGCAGGACGTCGGCCGCCGGCGGCACTTGGCTGAGGACGATCCCTGCGTTGAGATCGGCGTGGTACTGGCGCCACAGCGCGGGGAACGGTGCCCACGCGTGGCGGTAGGCGCCGACCGGATAGGGCGTCTCGAGGCCCTTCGACCATTGGCGGCGAGCCCACCACGATTCCACACGTTCCGACACGTTCCGAAGCTATGACGGACCGCCGACACCGGTGACGCTGCGGCGCCCGTGCCCGTGCCGACCCGGCTCGACGACCAGCGACGCAGCCGGAGAACGCGTTCCTCGCCGCCTGTCGGATGACGTCCGCGACCCGCTACCTCGTGAGGATGCGTTGGAACAGGCGATGGTCCTGCCATCGGCCCGCGATACGCAAGTACTCCGAGGCGAGCCCGAACTCGACGAACCCGCATCGCTTGAGGACCGTCTGCGATGCGACGTTGTGCGGCAGGGTCCCCGCCTGGATCCGGTGCAGCCGGAGGTCATCACGGGCCAGGTCGACGGCGGCTCCGACGGCGGCCGTCATGAGCCCATGACCGGCGTGGTCGGCGTCGATCCAGTACCCCAGGTTCGCGCTCTGGAAGGCGCCCCGCACGATCCCCGTGAGGTTGACCCGCCCGACGATGCGCGACGCCTCCGCGAGCACCAGTGGCAGGGCCGTCCCGGCCTCCTGATCGAGCAGGAGCTGCCGGGTGGCGGACTCCTGGCCACTCTCGGTGTAGAACGCCTCGGATCGTTCCGGATCCCACGGGGCCAGATGGTCGCGATTCTTGCGGTACGCCTCGGCGAGCGCGGCCGAGTCGTCGATCGTCACGGCGCGGAGCACCACTCCGCGGCCCAGGTCCACGTCAGAAGTCATTCCGAGATGCTAGCGCGCGGACGGTTGCGGACGACGACCATGAGCCCCCAGGCGAAGGCGATCGTGAGGCCTACGAACACGACCGCCCAGATCCACTGCCAGAGGTCGGGCCGGGCTGGCGGGTCCAGTCGGACCCCACCCGTCCCGTCGTCCACCCACGCTGTGACGGACGCTCCGACCCGCGCGTCGTCGCTGCGCACGACGGCCCGCTGCGTCCCGTTCGCCGTCGGGTAGTCGACGCTCACCGTCCGGTACTCGACCCAGTGGCGGTTGCGGCTGTTGCCTTCCATGACGCGTTCCGTGTCCTCGCCGATCACCTGCGCCGTCACCGAGGTCTGGGTGGCCGTGAGATCGGTGACGAGACGCTGCACTGCGGTGGCGCCCAGCAGTCCGGAGAACCCGGTCAGGATGACGAGGACGAGCACGGTGACCACCTGCCCGGACACGGACGGTCGCGGTCGAGCGTTCCTGGCGCCACCCGAAGCCGATTCAGCCCTCATCCATCACCTCCACCTTCAACGAACACACCGGCATGATCGCGCGCCTTTCCTCAGCCGCCTCAGCGGTCCGACGGCGCTCCTGGGCCGTGACCCGCGAAGTACCGATCGAGGGCATCGGCGTACCGGGCGGCGACCACCTCGGCCGTCTCCTCGGGAGTCGGTCTCGCGATGGATCGGCTCGACGCGTCGAGTGCACGCCGCTCGCTTTCGACGGCGTCGATCGCCCCGAGATCGGCGTTGGCGAACCAGGCGCACACGGCCAGTCCGTACCGCGTCTCCTGCTGGGCGCCGGCTTTGCGGTTCTCGCGCTGCTCCCACGTGAACAGCGAGATCAACGACCAGGGGGTGAAGCCGGGCACGTTCGGCTCGCCGTCGCCGTTCGAAGACCGAGCCCACGCCGCAACCGCAGCACCGAGCCAGATGTTCTGTCCGTCACGGATCAGGTGGGCCAAGGTCATCCCGCGCTCAGCATCGAACAGCACCTGCGTCCCGTCCCGCTCGAGGAGCAACCCCGCGCACGCCATCTGCACCGGCCCCCAGGCCTCGATCACGGCGAACCCCGCCCCGAGCAGCTCACGGGCGAGGGGCTGCAGCTCGGCCTCGATGGTCGGGATGACCAGCTCGGGGTCGTTGTGGCGGGGCGCCGGGCCCACCGGCTCGGGGAATCCGGTCGAAGCGACTCGAGGACCCGTCGCCCTCGTGCCTCCGCTACCGGCCCGCGCGGAAGATGCTGCCGACAGGCCGACCCA is part of the Plantibacter sp. Leaf314 genome and encodes:
- a CDS encoding GNAT family N-acetyltransferase, with the protein product MTSDVDLGRGVVLRAVTIDDSAALAEAYRKNRDHLAPWDPERSEAFYTESGQESATRQLLLDQEAGTALPLVLAEASRIVGRVNLTGIVRGAFQSANLGYWIDADHAGHGLMTAAVGAAVDLARDDLRLHRIQAGTLPHNVASQTVLKRCGFVEFGLASEYLRIAGRWQDHRLFQRILTR
- a CDS encoding zinc-ribbon domain-containing protein, with the protein product MSERVESWWARRQWSKGLETPYPVGAYRHAWAPFPALWRQYHADLNAGIVLSQVPPAADVLLQWQCDRGHRFVATPAEQRSRPGRERRRSAWCPECSDEANPSRVVALPMRASVTDPVPAGAGVVRERRGRRQASLCDKTPDLSVGEAFTSACAPKPASAVEDRLRADVHERLALTTGMNAVRVQRPFFTHVEVWPDLVFPELRIAIEYDSIGRHGVEHVGRREEADRRKDRALRSAGWEVVRLRTGKLEPLGPHDLQLTSWNGRALDRLVETLRTVRGPLLVDAYLR